One segment of Rattus norvegicus strain BN/NHsdMcwi chromosome 16, GRCr8, whole genome shotgun sequence DNA contains the following:
- the Gprin2 gene encoding G protein-regulated inducer of neurite outgrowth 2, translating into MSSSHPEPGAREPQSPRPQPLSQSSSSLLCEGREQRPELRKSVSSTVWRAQQAEASTGPRTLQEEGCQMESTEQAQTANPPSQAAAGGHWRSSTVGNVSTMGIGDLCRLQAPSVAAVQRSHSDLVHSTQTRGHGSVQKPSLSCSALGISPVHRAHLQPGGVAGQGGPTPAPLPSDSSLEDGTSKSACTLGESQVWVPTIELEDTTGLLIGSQGEPQATGQPSTTPCHALPPATLLCTVGEAVPGSTCHALPAKGILAFPKLVASVSESGLQAQCGMKFHCQLSGGISGRAHCCVHPWGPTGLATESGSRTKDVWTMTSATDLALGVASAQDAGVQAAPVAACKAVATSPSLEAPKTLNIFPEVMLGPGLEEASSPVREVRWDAEGMTWEVYGASVDPEVLGIAIQKHLEMQFEQLQQAPASEDSLSTEGRRGPLRAVMQSLRRPSCCGCSGAAPE; encoded by the coding sequence ATGAGTTCTAGCCACCCTGAACCAGGTGCCCGGGAACCCCAGAGTCCCCGTCCACAGCCCCTGTCCCAGAGTTCTTCCAGCTTGCTGTGTGAAGGCCGGGAGCAGAGGCCAGAGCTTCGAAAGAGTGTCAGTAGCACCGTATGGCGGGCACAGCAGGCTGAAGCCAGTACTGGTCCCCGGACCCTGCAGGAGGAGGGATGTCAGATGGAGAGCACAGAGCAAGCACAGACCGCAAACCCTCCGTCTCAGGCTGCTGCTGGAGGCCACTGGAGGAGCAGCACGGTTGGTAATGTGTCCACGATGGGCATCGGTGATCTGTGTCGCCTACAGGCCCCCAGCGTGGCAGCCGTGCAGAGGAGCCACTCAGACTTGGTCCATAGTACCCAGACCCGGGGTCATGGCAGCGTTCAGAAGCCCAGTCTGAGCTGTTCCGCCCTTGGCATCTCACCTGTCCACAGGGCTCATCTGCAGCCTGGCGGTGTTGCTGGCCAAGGTGGCCCCACCCCTGCACCCCTGCCAAGTGACTCGTCTCTAGAGGATGGGACTTCTAAATCGGCCTGCACGTTGGGGGAGAGTCAGGTGTGGGTGCCAACCATAGAACTGGAAGATACCACTGGTCTCCTCATTGGTTCCCAGGGTGAGCCCCAAGCTACCGGGCAGCCATCTACCACTCCCTGCCATGCTCTGCCCCCAGCAACTCTGCTCTGCACAGTCGGGGAGGCTGTACCTGGTAGCACCTGCCATGCTCTGCCTGCCAAAGGCATCCTGGCCTTCCCTAAATTGGTGGCATCAGTGAGTGAGTCTGGGTTGCAGGCCCAGTGTGGGATGAAATTCCACTGTCAGTTGTCTGGGGGGATTTCTGGGCGCGCCCACTGCTGTGTCCATCCTTGGGGGCCTACAGGGCTGGCCACAGAGTCTGGCTCCAGGACTAAAGATGTGTGGACCATGACCTCGGCCACTGATTTGGCTCTGGGTGTGGCGTCAGCCCAGGATGCTGGGGTTCAGGCGGCTCCAGTGGCAGCCTGCAAGGCTGTGGCTACCAGCCCATCCCTGGAAGCACCCAAGACTCTGAACATATTTCCAGAGGTAATGCTGGGGCCCGGCCTAGAAGAGGCGTCGTCGCCTGTGAGGGAAGTGCGATGGGATGCCGAGGGCATGACGTGGGAGGTGTATGGAGCCTCCGTGGACCCTGAGGTACTTGGCATTGCCATCCAGAAGCACCTGGAAATGCAATTCGAGCAGCTGCAGCAGGCCCCAGCCAGTGAGGACAGCCTGTCTACGGAGGGCCGGAGGGGTCCCCTGAGGGCTGTCATGCAGTCATTGCGACGTCCCAGCTGCTGTGGCTGCTCTGGAGCTGCTCCAGAATGA